The sequence CTGAAAGAACATAGCAAAATTAGTTCTTAGTATGCATTGTTTTCAATTCAAGCTCATGCCAAGCCAGCCATCAATAAATGTTTGAGCTCAATTAACATCATTATTGAGATGATGAATGTTTTTATACCAATCAAAGTTTGATAGATCAATCCTAGTCAATCAGATCCCACCAACATAGACTAATGATATTTACCATGACACATCTGTATTATtagatcctaacaaaaatattcTTTGAATTAAGTCTATGATCTCTCCGAGTGtaagctctttttttttttcacgtcTACGTCGGGCGACAAAAGAGTCTTGTTAGACATACTCCTGACATAAATCTCGAAGAAACTTTAGGCATTACGATCAAGTGCCGAAGTCATCCTCTACCTCGAGAAAACTTCCCCTCCCTCTTTAAAGTCAGCTTGTTCATGTGAAACTTAACCCAATGGGCGGAGGATCAAAATTGATATTAACAATGATTATGCTTTGTTATCAGAAAAGTTAAAATCTGAGTAGGACATGAGCATACTATTGTGCCTGAGGAATCTCATAGTGATGCTTTAGACTACTCAAGGCTTCTCACTCAACCTCAGCAAAAAAAGATATCCATGATAAAGTATGGGGTCTAAGTTTCGTGGATCTCAAGACCTTGAGATCAAATTCAGTAGTTTCACTGTGTTGAAGGTTAGATCAGTGTAAGCCAGCGAGCCCTCAAGTCTCAAAGTAATTACTCTTATTATGTAATTGATCATAAATACATCACAAATAAGAATATTATGTAATCGATTAATATGATTTAATTTCAGGTACAGATAGCTAACATATAATTTATGgataaattttatgaattccatAGATATAGTATTTATCTTTCCCAGATACAAACCATGCCAACAGTTTCCCATACTACCCATGTTCTTGTCCTACACTCCAATGAAATGGTCAATTGGCATTTCTCATACCGATCTGGCAATGGAGCTCTCTAATGGATGATGCACTTCTACAAGTGCATTTGTATCTCATTGTGTCAATCAAGGCTCGGGCAATTAGTCATGGTCAAGATGAACAAGAAAACTCTTGGAATCAGAGAAAAGAAGAGTTTGATCATACGTAAGTACGGGAAAGATCAAGCAAAGCTTTCAGTACATCGATCAAAGACTCCGAAATGAGCACTACTAATGTGGTGAACAGGCGTGGATGGAATCACATCAGCAAGCTTCTGATGAAGGCGGCCTGAGCGCTATTTAGGTCAGCTGAGTCGAGCAGTTCCGACAGCCTCTCACTCAAGTCATCAACCTCTCGATGCAATCTCCTGATGTGGCTGCAAGTCTCCTGCAACACCTTGGCTGCTGACACCTGCACCCATGAACGCGAAACTTTAAACACCACCTAAACCAACAGTACTAATTAGGCACATTGTCTCACACCATACCCTATCGTTGCCTCCGCGACGTGCTTCAGGAAGAACAGCTTGGAGTTTCGAGATCAGCTCGTTGATCTGTTCGTCGGTGATCCTTGTCGAGCCCGACTGCCTCGATCGAGATCTCCTGCTGGACATCCTTTGGTGTTGGTGACGGTCGAGTGGTTCGAGCAATGTGTTTGCAGATGGAAGAGGTCGGAGCTCTAAGGTTTTACTTCCGGAGAGAGGATGGTCAGTCGAGTTTGAGGATGATAGAGTGTGAGCTGACGGATGAAAAGACAATGAGAAGAGGAGGTGAAGAGG comes from Musa acuminata AAA Group cultivar baxijiao chromosome BXJ3-3, Cavendish_Baxijiao_AAA, whole genome shotgun sequence and encodes:
- the LOC135632721 gene encoding transcription factor ILI6-like, which translates into the protein MSSRRSRSRQSGSTRITDEQINELISKLQAVLPEARRGGNDRVSAAKVLQETCSHIRRLHREVDDLSERLSELLDSADLNSAQAAFIRSLLM